Proteins from a single region of Macrobrachium nipponense isolate FS-2020 chromosome 11, ASM1510439v2, whole genome shotgun sequence:
- the LOC135207689 gene encoding uncharacterized protein LOC135207689 isoform X2 produces MPGQRIYKGGWAWASLTQVISSLLRATSHHQFRMHLSTVVVLFSALILATAAPGPNPRGGGGGGFGGGSSGGGGFGGGGRQGGGGRGGGGGGFGGGGQGGGSGGGFGGGGGQGGGGRGGGGFGGGGQSGGSGGGFGGGGGQGGGGFGGGDGQRGGSGGGFGGGGQGGFGGGGQGGGSGGGFGGGGGGQGGFGGGDQGGFGGGGQGGGSGGGFGGGGGQRGGSGGGFGGGSSTGESYAGAIAASFRR; encoded by the exons ATGCCAGGACAAAGGATATATAAAGGAGGATGGGCCTGGGCATCCTTAACACAAGTTATTTCATCCCTCCTTAGAGCAACATCACATCATCAGTTCAGGATGCATCTAAGCACG GTGGTTGTGTTATTCTCTGCGTTGATCCTGGCGACAGCTGCACCAGGACCTAatcccagaggaggaggaggcggaggttTTGGTGGTGGAtccagtggaggaggtggctttGGAGGAGGTGGTAgacagggaggaggaggacgaggaggaggaggaggaggttttggAGGAGGTGGACAAGGTGGTGGGAGTGGCGGCGGCTTTGGAGGAGGTGGTGgacagggaggaggaggacgaggaggaggaggttttggAGGAGGTGGACAAAGTGGTGGGAGTGGAGGCGGCTTCGGAGGAGGTGGTGGACAGGGAGGAGGAGGTTTTGGAGGAGGTGACGGTCAAAGGGGTGGAAGTGGAGGAGGCTTTGGAGGAGGAGGTCAAGGAGGCTTTGGAGGAGGGGGTCAAGGAGGAGGCTCAGGTGGAggttttggaggaggaggaggaggtcaaggAGGCTTTGGAGGAGGAGATCAAGGAGGCTTTGGAGGAGGAGGCCAAGGAGGCGGCTCAGGTGGTGGCTTTGGAGGCGGAGGAGGACAGAGAGGAGGATCAGGTGGAGGATTTGGAGGCGGCAGCAGCACCGGTGAAAGCTATGCAGGTGCAA TTGCAGCTAGCTTCCGCCGCTAG
- the LOC135207689 gene encoding acanthoscurrin-2-like isoform X3 — protein sequence MPGQRIYKGGWAWASLTQVISSLLRATSHHQFRMHLSTVVVLFSALILATAAPGPNPRGGGGGGFGGGSSGGGGFGGGGRQGGGGRGGGGGGFGGGGQGGGSGGGFGGGGGQGGGGRGGGGFGGGGQSGGSGGGFGGGGGQGGGGFGGGDGQRGGSGGGFGGGGQGGFGGGGQGGGSGGGFGGGGGGQGGFGGGDQGGFGGGGQGGGSGGGFGGGGGQRGGSGGGFGGGSSTGESYAGATGGS from the exons ATGCCAGGACAAAGGATATATAAAGGAGGATGGGCCTGGGCATCCTTAACACAAGTTATTTCATCCCTCCTTAGAGCAACATCACATCATCAGTTCAGGATGCATCTAAGCACG GTGGTTGTGTTATTCTCTGCGTTGATCCTGGCGACAGCTGCACCAGGACCTAatcccagaggaggaggaggcggaggttTTGGTGGTGGAtccagtggaggaggtggctttGGAGGAGGTGGTAgacagggaggaggaggacgaggaggaggaggaggaggttttggAGGAGGTGGACAAGGTGGTGGGAGTGGCGGCGGCTTTGGAGGAGGTGGTGgacagggaggaggaggacgaggaggaggaggttttggAGGAGGTGGACAAAGTGGTGGGAGTGGAGGCGGCTTCGGAGGAGGTGGTGGACAGGGAGGAGGAGGTTTTGGAGGAGGTGACGGTCAAAGGGGTGGAAGTGGAGGAGGCTTTGGAGGAGGAGGTCAAGGAGGCTTTGGAGGAGGGGGTCAAGGAGGAGGCTCAGGTGGAggttttggaggaggaggaggaggtcaaggAGGCTTTGGAGGAGGAGATCAAGGAGGCTTTGGAGGAGGAGGCCAAGGAGGCGGCTCAGGTGGTGGCTTTGGAGGCGGAGGAGGACAGAGAGGAGGATCAGGTGGAGGATTTGGAGGCGGCAGCAGCACCGGTGAAAGCTATGCAGGTGCAACTGGAGGTAG CTAG
- the LOC135207689 gene encoding uncharacterized protein LOC135207689 isoform X1 — protein MPGQRIYKGGWAWASLTQVISSLLRATSHHQFRMHLSTVVVLFSALILATAAPGPNPRGGGGGGFGGGSSGGGGFGGGGRQGGGGRGGGGGGFGGGGQGGGSGGGFGGGGGQGGGGRGGGGFGGGGQSGGSGGGFGGGGGQGGGGFGGGDGQRGGSGGGFGGGGQGGFGGGGQGGGSGGGFGGGGGGQGGFGGGDQGGFGGGGQGGGSGGGFGGGGGQRGGSGGGFGGGSSTGESYAGATGASFRR, from the exons ATGCCAGGACAAAGGATATATAAAGGAGGATGGGCCTGGGCATCCTTAACACAAGTTATTTCATCCCTCCTTAGAGCAACATCACATCATCAGTTCAGGATGCATCTAAGCACG GTGGTTGTGTTATTCTCTGCGTTGATCCTGGCGACAGCTGCACCAGGACCTAatcccagaggaggaggaggcggaggttTTGGTGGTGGAtccagtggaggaggtggctttGGAGGAGGTGGTAgacagggaggaggaggacgaggaggaggaggaggaggttttggAGGAGGTGGACAAGGTGGTGGGAGTGGCGGCGGCTTTGGAGGAGGTGGTGgacagggaggaggaggacgaggaggaggaggttttggAGGAGGTGGACAAAGTGGTGGGAGTGGAGGCGGCTTCGGAGGAGGTGGTGGACAGGGAGGAGGAGGTTTTGGAGGAGGTGACGGTCAAAGGGGTGGAAGTGGAGGAGGCTTTGGAGGAGGAGGTCAAGGAGGCTTTGGAGGAGGGGGTCAAGGAGGAGGCTCAGGTGGAggttttggaggaggaggaggaggtcaaggAGGCTTTGGAGGAGGAGATCAAGGAGGCTTTGGAGGAGGAGGCCAAGGAGGCGGCTCAGGTGGTGGCTTTGGAGGCGGAGGAGGACAGAGAGGAGGATCAGGTGGAGGATTTGGAGGCGGCAGCAGCACCGGTGAAAGCTATGCAGGTGCAACTGGAG CTAGCTTCCGCCGCTAG
- the LOC135207593 gene encoding uncharacterized protein LOC135207593 — MNLKVVTVLCAVVAVVVARPRQHQGAGGGGGFGGGGGGGSGGGGFGGGGGFGGGGGDKGGGGGGGFGGGGGSSGGGGGFGGGGGGGSGGGGGGGFGGGGGESGGGGGGFGGGGGSGQRGGSGGGFGGGGGAGGGGGQRGGSGGGFGGGGGAGGGGGQRGGSGGGFGGGGGAGGGSGHKGGSGGGFGGGVGASHSG, encoded by the exons ATGAACCTGAAAGTG GTGACGGTGTTGTGTGCCGTCGTGGCAGTGGTAGTGGCTAGACCACGCCAGCATCAGGGGGCGGGAGGAGGCGGAGGATTCGGAGGAGGTGGTGGCGGTGGAAGTGGGGGAGGCggttttggaggaggaggaggatttggaggaggtggaggagataAAGGAGGTGGTGGCGGAGGCGGCTTTGGAGGGGGTGGTGGAAGTAGTGGAGGAGGAGGCGGctttgggggaggaggaggagggggaagcgGAGGAGGTGGCGGAGGTGgcttcggaggaggaggaggagaaagtggaggtggtggaggaggatttggaggaggaggaggaagcgggCAGAGGGGAGGCTCTGGCGGAGGATTTGGAGGTGGTGGAGGAGCTGGAGGCGGAGGCGGACAGAGAGGAGGCTCTGGCGGAGGTTTTGGAGGTGGTGGAGGAGCTGGAGGCGGAGGCGGACAGAGAGGAGGCTCTGGCGGAGGTTTTGGAGGTGGTGGAGGAGCTGGAGGCGGAAGTGGACACAAAGGCGGTTCGGGCGGAGGCTTTGGAGGTGGTGTTGGAG CAAGTCACTCGGGCTAA